A window from Ignavibacteriota bacterium encodes these proteins:
- a CDS encoding alpha-L-fucosidase produces MKIKILFILILLFQVCLIAQENFKIIVRTDKEPIASGQFKPTWESLKNYRVPEWYRNAKFGIWAHWGPQCQPGQGDWYARMMYDEGSAQYNWHVKNYGHPSKVGFKDVINSWKAENWNPEKLVELYKKTGAQYFFSMANHHDNLDMWDSKYQKWNTVNVGPKKDILKGWADAAKKYNLPFGLSVHAAHAWSWLETSQRSDKNGELAGIPYDGKLTAEDGKGTWWEGLDPQELYEQNHPLSEGSENTNKIHSQWYWGNGVAIPSQEYCEKFYNRTIDMINQFNPNLIYFDDTGLPLYPISDAGLKIAAHYYNSNMALNNGKLEAVLFGKILTDEEKKCLVWDVELGAPENIQELPWQTCSCIGQWHYKNSIYENNEYKSAKAVIHQLVDIVSKNGNLLLNIPVRGDGTIDEKEIAILKSIASWMEINKESIYETRPWKVFGEGPAAETANPLKAQGFNEGKVKYSDKDLRFNQNGNILYITIMGVPNDSILVKNLKIVNGQKNIANIELLGSTEKVEWNQTMEYLKIEKPNIIPNEIAIVYKAYLH; encoded by the coding sequence ATGAAGATTAAAATTTTATTCATTCTGATTTTACTATTTCAAGTTTGTTTGATAGCTCAAGAAAATTTTAAAATAATAGTTAGAACAGATAAAGAACCAATAGCTTCTGGGCAATTTAAGCCAACTTGGGAATCGTTAAAAAATTATAGAGTGCCGGAATGGTATAGAAATGCAAAATTTGGGATTTGGGCACATTGGGGTCCACAATGTCAACCGGGACAAGGCGATTGGTATGCACGAATGATGTATGATGAAGGAAGCGCTCAATATAATTGGCATGTTAAAAACTATGGACATCCATCTAAAGTTGGATTTAAAGATGTTATAAATAGTTGGAAAGCAGAAAATTGGAATCCAGAAAAATTAGTTGAATTGTACAAAAAAACTGGTGCGCAATATTTTTTTTCAATGGCAAATCACCATGATAATTTGGATATGTGGGATAGTAAATATCAAAAATGGAATACTGTAAATGTTGGTCCCAAAAAAGATATTCTCAAGGGTTGGGCGGATGCAGCAAAAAAGTATAATCTTCCATTTGGATTAAGTGTACACGCAGCACATGCTTGGTCATGGTTGGAAACTTCTCAAAGATCAGATAAGAATGGCGAGTTAGCTGGTATTCCATACGATGGCAAACTTACTGCTGAGGATGGAAAAGGCACATGGTGGGAAGGATTAGATCCGCAAGAATTATATGAACAGAATCATCCTTTAAGTGAAGGCAGCGAAAATACTAATAAAATTCATAGTCAATGGTATTGGGGAAACGGCGTTGCCATTCCTTCACAAGAATATTGTGAGAAGTTTTATAATAGAACGATTGATATGATAAATCAATTCAATCCAAATTTAATTTACTTTGATGATACTGGACTTCCGTTATATCCAATTAGTGATGCTGGATTAAAAATTGCTGCACATTATTATAATAGTAATATGGCATTGAACAACGGTAAATTAGAAGCTGTTTTATTTGGTAAAATTTTAACTGATGAAGAAAAAAAGTGTTTAGTCTGGGATGTTGAACTTGGAGCTCCGGAAAATATTCAAGAACTACCTTGGCAAACATGTTCATGCATTGGGCAATGGCATTATAAAAATTCAATTTATGAAAACAATGAATATAAATCTGCTAAAGCAGTAATTCATCAATTAGTTGATATTGTAAGCAAAAATGGAAATTTACTTTTAAATATTCCTGTAAGAGGTGATGGTACAATTGATGAAAAGGAAATTGCAATTCTAAAGAGTATTGCTTCATGGATGGAAATAAATAAAGAAAGTATTTATGAAACTCGTCCATGGAAAGTATTCGGTGAAGGACCAGCAGCTGAAACAGCAAACCCATTAAAGGCACAAGGGTTCAATGAGGGAAAAGTAAAATATAGTGATAAGGATTTAAGATTTAATCAAAATGGAAATATTCTTTACATAACAATTATGGGTGTACCAAATGATAGCATTTTGGTTAAGAATTTGAAAATTGTAAATGGACAAAAAAACATTGCAAATATTGAATTACTTGGAAGCACTGAAAAAGTTGAATGGAATCAAACTATGGAATATTTGAAAATTGAAAAGCCAAATATTATTCCTAACGAAATAGCCATTGTATATAAAGCATATTTGCATTAA
- a CDS encoding alpha-N-arabinofuranosidase yields the protein MNIPLTAQPENNGKKISSNLFGLFFEDINYAADGGLYAELVQNRSFEYTPTEQKSWNPLSFWEYISPGFSYGRISVETNSPIHPNNPHYIVLDVEHVGHEENYVGDIGVGLKNSGFNGMVIKTGEKYNLTFFVRQYLEEPINFKISLQSPSGKIKYAENQITTSSQEWKKYSTSLITSEKSDSATLVILATTKGKFAIDVISLFPEKTFLNRINGLRNDLAQVLADMKPKFIRFPGGCLVHGDGLGNMYRWKNTIGPIEQRKEQRNIWGYHQTTGLGYFEYFQFCEDIGAIPIPILPAAVSCQNSGGTWRIGGTGQKALQMNEMDEYIQEVLDLIEWANGPITSTWGKKRAEVGHPKPFNLEFIGIGNEDKMTPEFQERFKMIFEAVKSHHPEISIIGTTGPFHSGEDFEKGCKLADELKIPIVDEHYYVDPKWLLTNHNRYDKYDRNKSKVYLGEYASWGNKMINAISEAAYLTSLERNGDVVVMASYAPLLAKKDFTQWRTDMIFFDNTNICLTPNYYVQKMFMTNQGDMYYDNIISYDKNDTTFASSCVKDNESGDIILKLVNTSIEMKSIKIDLSILKINSEAKKTILSGDPEDENTFENIEKIIPIKSKIKIQSKFNYDIPAMSLTVLRIKTEK from the coding sequence ATGAATATTCCCTTAACCGCACAACCAGAGAATAATGGAAAAAAAATTAGCTCCAATTTATTTGGATTATTTTTTGAAGATATTAATTATGCTGCAGATGGCGGACTATATGCAGAGCTTGTGCAAAATCGTTCGTTTGAATATACTCCAACAGAACAAAAAAGTTGGAATCCCTTATCTTTCTGGGAATATATTTCACCCGGGTTTTCTTATGGAAGAATTAGTGTAGAAACAAATTCACCAATTCATCCAAACAATCCGCATTACATAGTGCTTGATGTTGAACATGTTGGTCATGAAGAAAATTATGTTGGTGATATTGGAGTTGGTTTGAAAAATTCCGGATTTAATGGAATGGTAATAAAGACTGGTGAAAAATATAATTTAACCTTTTTTGTACGTCAATATTTAGAAGAACCAATTAATTTCAAAATAAGTTTACAAAGTCCATCCGGTAAAATTAAATATGCTGAAAATCAAATTACAACTTCTTCACAAGAATGGAAAAAATATTCAACAAGTTTAATTACATCAGAAAAAAGTGACAGTGCAACATTAGTGATTCTGGCAACAACCAAAGGAAAATTTGCAATCGATGTAATTTCTTTATTTCCGGAAAAAACATTTCTTAATCGCATAAACGGATTAAGAAATGATCTCGCTCAAGTACTTGCCGATATGAAACCAAAGTTTATTCGTTTTCCTGGAGGATGTCTTGTGCATGGCGATGGATTAGGTAATATGTACAGATGGAAAAATACTATCGGTCCAATTGAACAAAGAAAAGAACAAAGAAATATTTGGGGTTATCATCAAACAACAGGACTAGGTTATTTTGAATATTTTCAATTTTGTGAAGATATTGGGGCGATACCAATCCCAATATTACCAGCAGCTGTAAGTTGTCAAAATTCCGGTGGAACTTGGAGAATTGGCGGTACTGGGCAGAAAGCACTACAAATGAATGAAATGGATGAATACATTCAAGAAGTCCTTGATTTAATTGAATGGGCTAATGGTCCAATTACTTCAACTTGGGGCAAAAAGAGAGCAGAAGTTGGACATCCAAAACCATTTAATCTTGAATTTATTGGAATTGGCAATGAAGATAAAATGACACCGGAATTTCAAGAAAGATTTAAAATGATATTTGAAGCTGTTAAATCACATCATCCGGAAATATCAATAATTGGTACAACCGGACCTTTTCACAGCGGAGAAGATTTTGAGAAAGGATGTAAATTAGCTGATGAATTAAAAATCCCAATTGTTGATGAGCATTATTATGTCGATCCCAAATGGCTTTTAACAAATCATAATCGTTATGATAAGTATGATAGAAATAAATCCAAAGTTTATCTTGGTGAATATGCATCTTGGGGAAATAAAATGATTAATGCTATTTCCGAAGCTGCATATTTAACTTCATTAGAGAGAAATGGCGATGTAGTTGTTATGGCTTCATATGCTCCATTACTTGCAAAAAAAGATTTTACTCAATGGCGAACTGATATGATTTTCTTTGATAATACAAATATCTGCTTAACCCCAAATTATTATGTACAAAAAATGTTTATGACGAATCAAGGAGATATGTATTATGATAATATTATTTCATATGATAAAAATGATACAACTTTTGCTTCATCTTGTGTTAAGGATAACGAAAGCGGTGATATAATTTTAAAATTAGTTAACACAAGCATTGAAATGAAATCAATTAAAATTGATTTATCAATTTTAAAAATTAATTCAGAAGCTAAGAAAACAATCTTATCTGGTGATCCGGAAGATGAAAATACTTTTGAAAATATTGAAAAGATTATACCAATAAAATCAAAAATAAAAATTCAATCTAAATTTAATTACGATATTCCGGCAATGTCATTAACAGTTCTGAGAATAAAAACAGAAAAATGA